A stretch of Oryza brachyantha chromosome 4, ObraRS2, whole genome shotgun sequence DNA encodes these proteins:
- the LOC102716686 gene encoding probable LRR receptor-like serine/threonine-protein kinase At1g56140: MGLRQRQLLHGCALLLLLAAGAVHAQRAATRTDPTEAAAVNAVFAKLGQQAQSSWNISGDPCTGAATDGTPIDAASFNPAITCDCTFQNNTVCRVTKLKIYAVDASGQIPEELRNLTRLIDLNLGQNLLSGPLPSFIGELTNMQKMTFGINSLSGPIPKEIGNLTNLISLGLGSNHFNGSLPSELGNLNKLQELYIDSSGLSGPLPSSLSKLTRMRILWASDNDFTGQIPDYIGSWNLTDLRFQGNSFQGPIPATLSNLVQLSSLRIGDIENGSSSSLAFISNMTSLSTLILRNCRISDNLASIDFSKFASLQLLDLSFNNMTGQVPASLLGLNSLNYLFLGNNSLSGSLPSSKGSSLSTLDFSYNQLSGNSPPWASEKNLQLNLVANNFVIDSSNNSALPSGLVCLQRNTPCFLGSPHSSSFAVNCGSNRFISGSDNLRYQTDDTNLQAASYYVIGAQTWGVSNVGKFMEAPNGSYIIYSSRQFQNTLDSELFQTSRMSPSSLRYYGIGLENGNYTVTLQFAEFGIEDTQSWKSLGRRVFDVYVQGERKEKNFDIRKTAGDKSYTVVRKQYKVPVTKNFLDIHLFWAGKGTCCIPTQGYYGPTISALSIIPADFTPTVGTTAEQNKSTSKTGVIAGVVVGVTVLGLVALVGIFMWRQKRRKLSLEQQELYSIVGRPNVFSYSELRSATENFNSSNRLGEGGYGAVFKGKLADGRVVAVKQLSQTSHQGKKQFATEIETISRVQHRNLVKLYGCCLEGNNPLLVYEYMENGSLDKALFGNEKLNIDWPARFEICLGIARGLAYLHEESSIRVVHRDIKASNVLLDANLSPKISDFGLAKLYDDKKTHVSTKVAGTFGYLAPEYAMRGHMTEKVDVFAFGVVLLETLAGRPNYDDTLEEDKIYIFEWAWELYENDNPLGIVDARLTEFNRAEVLRAIHVALLCTQGSPHQRPPMSRVVAMLAGDVEAPDVLTKPSYITEWQIKGGNSSFANSAVSGQSSSAPEPTSQQGSSMFLDSVIPEGR; this comes from the exons ATGGGGTTGAGGCAGCGGCAGCTCCTCCATGGCTGtgccctgctgctgcttcttgcaGCGGGGGCTGTTCACGCtcagcgggcggcgacgaggactgATCCAACTGAAG cggcggcggtgaacgcGGTGTTCGCAAAGCTCGGGCAGCAGGCGCAGTCGTCATGGAACATCAGCGGCGACCCCTGcaccggcgcggcgacggacgGCACCCCCATCGACGCCGCCAGCTTCAACCCGGCCATCACCTGCGACTGCACCTTCCAGAACAACACCGTCTGCCGCGTCACCAAGCT GAAAATATACGCCGTAGATGCATCTGGCCAGATACCAGAAGAGCTGCGGAACCTTACGCGTTTGATCGATCT GAATTTAGGACAGAATTTATTATCAGGGCCATTGCCATCGTTCATTGGGGAGTTGACTAATATGCAGAAAAT GACATTTGGCATCAATTCATTATCTGGACCTATTCCAAAGGAGATCGGTAATCTTACGAATCTTATATCACT GGGTTTGGGCTCAAACCATTTTAATGGCTCCCTTCCTTCAGAACTGGGAAATCTGAATAAACTTCAGGAATT GTACATCGACAGTTCTGGCTTAAGTGGTCCACTGCCATCATCACTGTCCAAGCTTACAAGAATGCGTATATT GTGGGCATCCGATAATGATTTTACTGGACAAATACCAGATTATATCGGGAGCTGGAATTTGACAGACCT GCGATTTCAAGGCAATTCTTTTCAAGGTCCAATTCCCGCTACTCTTTCTAATCTTGTCCAATTATCAAGCTT ACGAATTGGTGATATTGAAAATGGAAGTTCTTCTTCACTGGCATTCATCAGTAACATGACATCGTTGAGCACCCT GATTTTGAGGAACTGTAGAATATCTGATAATCTTGCATCAATAGACTTTTCGAAGTTTGCAAGTTTACAGTTACt GGATTTGAGTTTTAACAATATGACTGGTCAAGTACCAGCATCCCTTTTGGGTCTGAATTCTCTGAACTACTT ATTTCTTGGGAACAATAGTCTTTCAGGGAGCCTTCCAAGCTCAAAAGGATCTTCactttcaacttt AGACTTTTCTTACAACCAGCTCTCAGGAAATTCTCCTCCTTGGGCAAGTGAGAAAAATTTACAATT GAATTTGGTGGCAAACAATTTTGTGATCGATAGCTCCAATAACAG TGCCTTACCTTCAGGGCTGGTGTGCCTTCAGAGAAATACACCCTGCTTTCTTGGTTCTCCACATT CTTCCTCCTTTGCTGTGAACTGTGGTAGCAATAGATTCATATCAGGCTCAGATAATTTAAGGTACCAAACTGATGACACCAATCTTCAAGCTGCATCATATTATGTTATAGGAGCACAAACTTGGGGTGTTAGCAATGTTGGAAAGTTCATGGAAGCACCAAATGGAAGTTACATAATCTACAGCTCCCGCCAGTTTCAGAACACCCTAGATTCAGAACTGTTCCAAACCTCAAGGATGTCACCATCATCTTTAAGGTACTATGGTATTGGACTTGAGAATGGAAACTATACAGTCACTCTTCAATTTGCTGAATTTGGGATCGAAGACACACAGTCTTGGAAGAGCCTAGGGAGAAGGGTTTTTGATGTATATGTCCAG GGTGAGCGCAAGGAAAAGAACTTTGACATCAGGAAGACAGCAGGCGATAAATCTTACACCGTAGTTAGGAAACAGTACAAAGTTCCTGTGACCAAAAACTTCCTTGATATTCATCTCTTCTGGGCTGGCAAGGGCACTTGCTGCATTCCTACTCAAGGCTACTATGGGCCCACTATCTCGGCTCTGAGTATAATCCCTGCAG atttcacCCCTACGGTGGGTACTACAGCAGAGCAAAATAAGAGTACTAGTAAAACAGGTGTAATCGCTGGAGTTGTAGTTGGTGTGACAGTTTTAGGTTTGGTAGCACTCGTTGGAATCTTTATGTGGAGACAGAAGAGGAGAAAACTATCACTGGAGCAACAAG AGTTATACAGTATTGTTGGAAGACCAAATGTATTCAGTTATAGTGAACTAAGGTCTGcaactgaaaattttaattccagcAACCGTCTTGGTGAAGGAGGATATGGGGCAGTTTTTAAG GGTAAGTTAGCAGATGGAAGGGTAGTGGCAGTGAAGCAGCTATCTCAAACATCTCATCAAGGAAAAAAGCAATTCGCAACAGAAATAGAAACTATATCCCGAGTGCAACACCGTAATCTCGTGAAGTTGTATGGTTGTTGCCTTGAAGGCAATAACCCACTGCTGGTTTATGAGTACATGGAAAACGGAAGCCTGGATAAAGCACTGTTTG GAAACGAGAAATTGAACATAGACTGGCCAGCACGTTTTGAGATATGCTTAGGCATTGCAAGAGGTCTGGCTTATCTTCATGAAGAGTCCAGCATCCGTGTTGTGCACAGGGACATCAAGGCCAGCAATGTCTTACTTGATGCCAATCTAAGTCCTAAGATCTCCGATTTCGGGCTAGCTAAACTTTATGATGACAAGAAGACACATGTGAGCACAAAAGTTGCCGGTACATT TGGTTATCTTGCACCCGAGTATGCCATGAGAGGCCATATGACCGAGAAAGTTGATGTCTTTGCATTTGGGGTGGTCTTATTGGAGACTTTAGCCGGACGGCCAAACTATGATGATACGCTTGAAgaagacaaaatttatattttcgaATGG GCTTGGGAGCTGTACGAGAACGACAACCCTCTGGGCATCGTAGACGCAAGGCTCACAGAATTCAACAGGGCGGAGGTGCTCCGGGCCATCCACGTCGCCCTTCTCTGCACCCAGGGCTCGCCCCACCAGCGGCCGCCCATGTCGAGGGTGGTGGCgatgctcgccggcgacgtcgaggcgCCGGACGTGTTGACGAAGCCGAGCTACATCACGGAGTGGCAGATCAAGGGCGGCAATAGCAGCTTCGCCAACAGCGCCGTCAGTGGGCAGTCGAGCTCGGCTCCGGAACCGACCTCGCAGCAAGGCTCGTCGATGTTCTTGGACTCCGTCATCCCGGAAGGCCGGTGA